A genomic region of Xanthocytophaga agilis contains the following coding sequences:
- a CDS encoding ABC transporter permease: protein MIQNYLKIALRNLNRFRSFAFINIIGLTMGMTCCFMILLFVRNELSFDTFHEKFDRIYRITYNPKFAELPTALAVLPPPVAPLLPGYFPQMETAARMYRRNASMAVNQGDIKKSFEEENFFFADSSILQMFSFAFLKGDPKTALNETFTIILTEEMEKKYFGSQSALGQTILFGGMHPMKVTGVVKEFPDNSHIHFNFISNYQTMFALENPEARENLPRNWIISHSFTYVLLKPNQNPASVNARFPQFLLDHAPKQFSKDIEYQLQPMRDFHLRSNLGGEAEAPGNITYLYVFTGVAFITLLIACINFVNLSTARSLKRAKEVGMRKVLGAERKHLIQQFLGESFLLASIAFLCSFILIQLFLPVMNTLTGKHLSFSTLLNDPILIPSFIGIFLITSLLAGSYPAFFVSAFQPITTLKGSYTSEKAKGGILRQALVVVQFAASIGLIIAASIAFNQLHFMRNQPLGFEKDYIITAPLFSQNLNNIFLPSNDSLYQKIKTFRNVLKQNPSIEEVTLSSQALGQGSTRRGIVPEGFTKEDNKFIACLAVDYNFLKTYNMKLLAGRDFSEDFETDKQAAFLITETGAKSFGWTTPAKALGKTIDREGKQGKIIGVIQDFHAETLSQPLEGVLIDVDIPQLNLFSIKISSSNVPQTLSFLEKKWSEYFPEKAFEYDFLDTSIARQYESDQRLGNIISYFAGLVVLISCLGLYGLISLVAQQKVKEIGIRKVLGASISQIVILLSKDFIKLVLISFVIAVPVAWYFMNKWLQGFAFRIDISWWIFLLAGILAMIVAQATVSYQAIRAARANPVKSLRSE from the coding sequence ATGATACAGAATTATCTTAAAATCGCTCTTCGCAATTTAAATCGCTTCAGAAGCTTTGCGTTCATTAACATTATTGGTTTGACAATGGGTATGACCTGTTGTTTTATGATTTTGTTGTTTGTGCGCAATGAATTAAGCTTTGATACTTTTCACGAAAAGTTTGACAGAATATATCGTATCACATACAATCCAAAATTTGCGGAGTTACCTACTGCACTGGCTGTGCTTCCACCCCCTGTAGCTCCTTTATTGCCTGGCTATTTTCCTCAGATGGAAACTGCTGCCCGTATGTATCGCCGTAATGCCAGTATGGCTGTCAATCAGGGCGATATAAAAAAGAGTTTTGAGGAAGAAAACTTCTTCTTTGCGGATTCTTCTATCCTGCAAATGTTCTCCTTCGCATTCCTGAAGGGAGATCCTAAAACGGCTCTTAATGAAACATTTACCATAATTCTGACAGAGGAGATGGAGAAGAAATATTTTGGTAGTCAATCGGCATTAGGACAAACAATCCTGTTTGGAGGTATGCATCCAATGAAAGTAACAGGTGTTGTCAAAGAATTTCCAGACAACTCACATATTCATTTCAATTTCATCTCCAACTATCAAACCATGTTCGCGCTGGAGAATCCTGAAGCACGGGAAAACCTGCCTCGCAACTGGATTATCAGCCATTCATTCACCTATGTATTATTAAAACCAAATCAGAATCCTGCATCAGTAAATGCCCGATTCCCTCAGTTTTTACTGGATCATGCTCCCAAACAATTCAGCAAAGACATAGAATATCAGTTACAACCGATGCGTGATTTTCACCTCAGATCTAATCTGGGAGGAGAAGCTGAGGCTCCTGGAAATATCACTTATTTATATGTGTTTACAGGTGTTGCTTTTATTACATTACTGATTGCTTGTATCAACTTTGTCAACCTTTCTACAGCTCGTTCACTGAAACGTGCTAAAGAAGTAGGTATGCGTAAAGTACTGGGGGCAGAGAGAAAACACCTTATTCAGCAGTTTCTAGGTGAATCCTTTTTACTGGCGTCGATTGCCTTTCTATGTTCGTTTATCCTGATTCAGTTATTCTTACCTGTAATGAATACACTAACAGGAAAACACTTGTCATTCTCTACTTTACTAAATGATCCTATTCTCATACCTTCCTTTATTGGAATATTTCTCATAACCAGTTTGCTGGCAGGTAGCTATCCGGCATTTTTCGTATCAGCCTTCCAGCCTATTACTACATTAAAAGGAAGCTATACCAGTGAAAAAGCGAAGGGAGGAATTTTGCGGCAAGCATTGGTGGTTGTACAGTTTGCAGCATCTATAGGGCTAATCATTGCGGCAAGCATCGCCTTCAATCAGTTGCATTTTATGCGTAATCAACCTTTAGGATTTGAGAAAGACTACATTATTACGGCACCTCTGTTTAGTCAGAACCTGAACAATATATTCCTTCCATCTAACGATAGCCTGTATCAAAAGATCAAAACGTTTAGAAATGTACTAAAACAGAATCCGTCTATTGAGGAAGTAACATTATCCAGTCAGGCATTGGGTCAGGGAAGCACACGAAGAGGAATTGTACCGGAAGGCTTTACAAAAGAAGACAACAAATTTATTGCCTGTCTGGCAGTAGATTACAACTTTCTGAAAACCTATAACATGAAATTACTGGCAGGACGGGATTTTTCGGAAGACTTTGAAACAGATAAACAGGCCGCCTTTCTTATCACTGAAACCGGAGCTAAATCGTTCGGATGGACTACTCCGGCTAAAGCCTTGGGTAAAACTATTGACAGAGAAGGAAAACAAGGAAAGATTATTGGAGTAATACAGGATTTTCATGCAGAAACATTGTCTCAACCATTGGAAGGTGTTCTTATAGATGTTGATATTCCTCAACTGAACTTATTCTCAATAAAGATCAGTTCAAGCAATGTACCTCAGACACTCAGTTTCCTGGAGAAGAAATGGTCTGAGTATTTCCCGGAAAAGGCATTTGAATATGACTTTCTTGATACATCCATTGCCCGTCAGTACGAAAGTGATCAGCGTCTGGGAAATATCATCAGCTACTTTGCCGGGTTGGTTGTTCTTATTTCCTGCCTGGGTCTGTATGGTCTTATTTCTCTGGTAGCACAACAAAAAGTAAAGGAAATAGGTATTCGAAAAGTATTGGGAGCTTCGATCAGTCAGATAGTAATCCTTCTGTCAAAAGATTTTATCAAACTTGTCCTTATCTCATTTGTTATTGCGGTCCCTGTTGCGTGGTACTTTATGAATAAATGGCTACAAGGATTTGCCTTTCGGATTGATATTTCGTGGTGGATATTTTTACTGGCAGGTATTCTGGCAATGATTGTAGCTCAGGCCACAGTAAGCTATCAGGCCATTCGTGCAGCAAGAGCTAATCCTGTCAAATCCCTTAGATCTGAATAA
- a CDS encoding outer membrane beta-barrel protein — MKNTILKSVLVSLMFISTMMSYAQSQPVSNSFDVIIKKNGDIVYGLVTEVDLQYVKYKRTDIPDGPIYTMPRTDVYAISYRNQVKDILAKSDSSFFRQSVQPPAAVAVDTAKVDTVSQEDQKESADKKVDKFFARENFSQPEIHFHLGFIRGFTKVSNIDQYTSALRFPGIGFSYDAQFKENFRMGITFGVAGFRFTQNEYDSYDSLQINRKLNETLLLLNAYAKRRFGTGRAKPYILVGIGINGSFLKSESVLAVDNNDDRMLQVRSNSRAFSLGIQARIGVDYEAQPGLMVFGDIGAGLTILQFGIGYKL; from the coding sequence ATGAAAAATACAATTCTAAAAAGTGTACTGGTAAGTCTGATGTTCATAAGCACTATGATGAGCTATGCACAAAGTCAACCTGTTTCCAATTCTTTTGATGTGATTATCAAGAAAAATGGTGATATAGTTTATGGCTTGGTTACCGAAGTTGATTTACAATATGTCAAATACAAACGGACAGATATTCCGGATGGGCCAATTTATACTATGCCCAGAACAGATGTATATGCTATAAGCTATCGAAATCAGGTAAAAGATATTCTGGCTAAGAGTGATAGTAGTTTTTTTAGGCAATCGGTTCAGCCCCCTGCAGCTGTTGCTGTTGACACTGCAAAAGTTGATACTGTTTCTCAGGAAGACCAGAAAGAATCTGCTGATAAGAAAGTAGATAAGTTTTTTGCCCGTGAAAACTTTTCCCAACCAGAAATTCATTTCCATCTGGGATTCATCAGAGGATTTACGAAAGTTAGTAATATAGATCAGTATACTTCTGCTCTTAGGTTTCCCGGAATAGGATTTAGCTACGATGCCCAGTTTAAAGAAAACTTTCGTATGGGGATTACATTTGGGGTAGCTGGATTTCGGTTTACACAGAATGAGTATGATTCTTATGACAGCCTGCAGATTAACCGAAAGTTAAATGAAACGCTGCTTTTGCTGAATGCATATGCGAAACGTAGGTTTGGTACAGGACGTGCAAAACCTTATATCTTGGTAGGAATTGGGATCAATGGTTCATTCCTGAAGTCAGAGTCGGTTCTAGCTGTTGATAACAATGATGATCGCATGTTGCAGGTACGTTCCAATAGTCGTGCATTTAGTCTTGGTATCCAGGCGCGAATAGGGGTGGATTATGAAGCGCAGCCAGGTTTGATGGTATTTGGTGATATTGGTGCAGGTCTGACTATACTGCAGTTTGGGATTGGGTATAAACTATAA
- a CDS encoding ABC transporter permease, producing MLRNYFKIAMRNLWRNKGFSATNIFGLSIGIATCLLIMLYVLDEISYDRFYSNADRIYRLNSDIKFGGNQMSLAVMPAPTGAALVRDYPLVEAAARIRQTGSILVKKGNENIKEDGQNVGYADSTIFRVFSFPMLYGNPDKALTEPHTLVISERIAQKYFGESNVVGKTMILDDKQPYKVVGVIENLPTNSHLKIDFFLTMLDHEDSKIDNWVSHNYTTYLLLKEGVKPAQLEAVFDNLLLKYVGPQIKQAFGSTLNDLKKSGSYLNYSLMPVSDIHLYSDRVAEVSPNSNVQYVYIFSAVAFFILLIACINFMNLATARSANRAKEVGVRKVLGSYRSSLIYQFLTESILLTGIAFVLALGIGVILLPLFNDLSGKQMTMSVIEHPLIIPVLLLFTLFTGLLAGSYPAFFLSAFEPIQVLKGKLSQGAKSSSLRSSLVVFQFLASVFLIICTVVIYQQLTFIQNKQLGFNKEQVLIVNDASALGNSTESFKNEVLRLEEVKNGTITGYLPVPSWRSDNLYFPEGEIRQDKAVSIQSWNVDYDYIQTMGMQIIKGRDFDKQLPTDSSGIIINETAAKLFGYSNPIGRRISALTDFKTQQTRAYTIVGVVKNFNFESLRQNIGAVCFTLGNAPGSVSFRLSTENIPATISKIEAKWKTIAPGQPFNYQFMDEAFTNVYQSEQKVGKLFITFALLAIFIACLGLFGLSAYSAEQRTKEIGIRKVLGASISNIVALLSKDFLKLILIANGIAFPLAYWAMSTWLQDFAFKVNIQWWVFLIAGIAALLIALLTVSFQAIKAALINPVKSLRSE from the coding sequence ATGCTAAGAAACTACTTTAAGATTGCAATGCGGAATCTGTGGCGTAACAAAGGTTTTTCAGCAACAAACATCTTTGGTTTATCTATTGGTATTGCCACCTGTCTGTTAATTATGTTATATGTTCTGGATGAGATCAGCTATGATCGTTTTTACTCCAACGCAGATCGTATATACAGACTTAATTCGGATATCAAATTTGGAGGCAATCAGATGAGTCTAGCTGTAATGCCCGCCCCAACTGGTGCTGCATTGGTGCGTGATTACCCATTGGTAGAAGCTGCTGCACGTATACGACAAACAGGAAGTATACTGGTAAAAAAAGGAAACGAAAACATCAAAGAAGATGGACAAAATGTCGGCTATGCAGACTCAACTATTTTCAGAGTTTTCTCTTTTCCAATGCTGTATGGCAACCCAGACAAAGCACTTACAGAGCCTCATACACTTGTTATTTCTGAACGAATAGCCCAGAAATACTTTGGGGAGTCCAATGTGGTAGGTAAAACAATGATTCTGGATGATAAACAACCCTACAAAGTAGTGGGTGTTATAGAGAATCTTCCAACCAATTCACATTTAAAAATTGATTTCTTTCTTACGATGCTTGACCATGAAGATAGTAAGATTGATAATTGGGTAAGTCACAACTACACCACCTATTTATTGTTGAAAGAGGGAGTAAAACCAGCTCAGTTAGAAGCAGTATTTGATAATCTACTTTTAAAATATGTAGGCCCCCAAATAAAACAAGCATTTGGCTCTACGCTGAATGACTTAAAAAAGTCAGGAAGCTATCTTAATTATAGCCTGATGCCTGTTTCTGATATCCATCTGTATTCAGACCGTGTGGCTGAAGTATCTCCTAATAGTAATGTTCAGTATGTTTATATTTTCTCTGCTGTAGCCTTTTTCATACTGCTTATTGCCTGTATCAACTTTATGAACCTGGCTACAGCCCGTTCAGCTAATCGAGCAAAAGAAGTAGGTGTACGAAAAGTTCTTGGATCTTACCGGAGCAGTTTAATTTATCAGTTTCTTACAGAATCTATTTTGTTAACAGGTATTGCGTTTGTCCTTGCATTGGGTATAGGAGTGATATTACTCCCTTTATTTAATGACTTATCAGGCAAACAAATGACTATGTCTGTCATTGAACATCCCCTGATTATACCTGTACTATTATTATTCACCCTATTTACAGGTTTATTGGCAGGAAGTTATCCGGCATTCTTTTTATCTGCATTTGAGCCTATTCAGGTATTAAAGGGTAAGCTAAGTCAAGGAGCTAAAAGCAGTAGCTTACGGAGTTCATTGGTTGTATTTCAGTTTCTGGCCTCTGTCTTTTTGATTATATGTACTGTTGTTATCTATCAGCAACTCACCTTCATTCAAAACAAACAATTAGGGTTCAATAAAGAACAGGTACTTATTGTTAATGATGCCAGTGCATTAGGAAACAGCACAGAAAGCTTCAAAAATGAAGTCTTGCGTTTGGAAGAAGTGAAAAATGGAACTATTACCGGATATCTTCCTGTACCCTCCTGGCGTAGCGACAATCTTTATTTTCCGGAAGGAGAAATAAGACAGGATAAAGCAGTCTCTATACAAAGCTGGAATGTAGATTATGATTATATTCAAACGATGGGAATGCAGATCATTAAAGGCCGAGACTTTGATAAACAGTTACCGACAGACTCTTCTGGTATTATTATTAATGAAACTGCTGCTAAACTCTTTGGTTATTCCAATCCGATTGGAAGACGCATCTCTGCTTTAACTGATTTTAAAACTCAGCAAACACGTGCCTACACAATCGTTGGAGTAGTCAAAAACTTTAATTTTGAGTCTCTGAGACAAAATATTGGTGCTGTATGCTTTACACTTGGAAATGCACCTGGCAGTGTTAGTTTTCGTCTGAGTACAGAAAATATACCTGCTACTATTTCAAAAATTGAAGCCAAATGGAAAACTATTGCTCCGGGGCAGCCATTTAACTATCAGTTTATGGATGAGGCATTTACCAACGTATATCAGAGTGAGCAAAAAGTGGGTAAGCTATTTATCACATTTGCCCTACTTGCTATCTTTATAGCTTGTCTGGGCTTATTTGGATTATCAGCCTATTCAGCTGAACAACGTACCAAAGAAATTGGTATTAGGAAAGTTCTCGGAGCCAGTATATCCAATATTGTTGCCCTGTTATCCAAAGATTTTTTAAAACTCATATTGATTGCCAATGGTATAGCCTTTCCATTAGCCTACTGGGCTATGAGTACCTGGTTACAGGACTTTGCTTTTAAGGTCAACATTCAGTGGTGGGTGTTTTTGATAGCAGGTATAGCAGCTTTGTTGATTGCTTTGTTAACCGTAAGCTTCCAGGCCATCAAGGCAGCCTTGATCAATCCGGTTAAATCTTTGCGATCTGAATAA
- a CDS encoding ABC transporter permease, translated as MLRNYIKIALRNLWKNKGFSLINIIGLAVGISICLLIVIYIQSELGYDRFNEKADRIYRMVLERRYPGRSTSYSIIPHSIGEAVQKEYSEVQQCMRMYADGGNTIFIRIGNQVFEENHVIFADSNFFQVFTIPLTQGNPQTALNKPNAVVLTEETALKYFGTLNVLNKTIKLDAGGNDLIVTGVCSKVPENSHFTFDLLAASSGIDFTKQINYTGFDAYTYFLLQPNASAKSLEAKFPKIIEKYVAGEIARTFDISYEQFQAAGNGYNYSLQPLLDIHLHSDLEAELKPNGSISTIYIFSVIAGFILLIACVNFVNLATARSVERAKEVGIRKTFGSERKMLVMQFLTEAVVISVFSFITSCLLLLILLPFFNKISGKELSLGFLLNPVFMPGFLLFSILIGLVAGSYPALILSSFQPLAVLRGKFKHNQRGIELRNGLVIFQFSISIILIICTIVVFKQMQFMQGDRLGFQKDHIITLQRTDLLTTKTKAFKTELKKIAGVEDVSGASSMPGGQNFFGMTMKAEGVKEPLTGRGLVVDNDFASTLKLEIVKGRSFSDKFPSDSLAVMLNEKAVAELGLANPIGARLTSPDPFLNQPGKPGQTYYTVVGILKDFHFQSLHQKITPLILLNTSKFGEVSPLTSLRIQSDKFQHTLTTIESLWHQFLPQQPFHYSFLDQDLAALYHAEQTSQRVFGVFSILAIFIACMGLLGLAAYTTQQRTKEIGVRKVLGASVQQIIVLLSRDFIRLVGISFVLASPIAWWVMSRWLENFAYRTGLSWWIFVVAGIAATGIALLTISYQAVKAALTNPVKALRTE; from the coding sequence ATGCTTCGTAACTATATCAAAATTGCACTACGAAATTTATGGAAGAACAAAGGTTTTTCTCTGATCAATATTATTGGGTTGGCAGTAGGGATATCCATCTGTCTACTGATTGTAATCTATATCCAGAGTGAACTTGGTTATGATCGGTTCAATGAAAAAGCAGATCGTATATATCGGATGGTTCTGGAACGCCGGTATCCAGGACGTTCTACCTCCTACTCTATTATTCCTCATTCCATAGGAGAAGCTGTTCAGAAAGAATATTCAGAAGTTCAGCAATGTATGCGGATGTATGCGGATGGTGGTAATACAATTTTTATTCGGATAGGTAATCAGGTATTTGAAGAGAATCATGTCATCTTTGCTGACTCAAACTTTTTTCAAGTCTTTACAATTCCGTTAACTCAAGGTAACCCACAAACAGCACTTAACAAACCCAACGCAGTTGTTCTGACAGAGGAAACTGCCTTAAAGTATTTTGGAACCTTAAATGTTCTGAATAAAACAATAAAACTTGATGCAGGAGGCAATGATTTGATTGTAACGGGTGTATGCTCTAAAGTACCCGAAAATTCTCATTTCACGTTTGATCTGCTGGCAGCCTCATCCGGTATAGATTTCACCAAACAAATAAACTACACAGGCTTTGACGCGTATACATATTTTCTGCTACAACCCAATGCTTCTGCCAAATCACTAGAGGCAAAGTTCCCCAAGATCATTGAAAAGTATGTAGCAGGAGAAATAGCCCGTACATTTGATATCTCCTACGAGCAGTTTCAGGCAGCTGGTAATGGATACAATTATTCTCTACAACCATTACTGGATATCCATTTGCACTCAGACCTGGAAGCAGAACTCAAACCGAATGGTAGCATCTCTACTATTTATATATTTTCAGTCATTGCTGGATTTATTTTGTTGATTGCCTGTGTGAACTTTGTAAATCTGGCTACAGCCCGCTCTGTAGAACGAGCTAAAGAAGTAGGTATTCGAAAAACCTTTGGCTCTGAGCGAAAAATGCTGGTCATGCAATTTCTTACTGAGGCGGTTGTGATCAGTGTCTTTAGCTTTATTACGTCCTGTCTCCTATTACTTATTCTTCTACCTTTCTTCAATAAGATCTCTGGCAAAGAGCTATCATTAGGCTTTTTATTGAATCCTGTATTCATGCCAGGATTTTTACTTTTTTCTATTCTGATTGGTCTTGTGGCTGGCAGCTATCCGGCTCTTATATTGTCCTCATTTCAGCCACTGGCAGTGCTTCGAGGAAAGTTCAAACACAATCAGAGGGGGATTGAATTACGCAATGGATTGGTGATCTTTCAGTTTAGTATTTCAATTATTCTTATCATCTGCACAATTGTTGTTTTTAAACAGATGCAGTTTATGCAAGGAGATCGCTTGGGCTTTCAAAAAGATCATATCATTACCTTACAGCGAACAGATCTTTTAACTACAAAAACAAAAGCGTTCAAAACTGAGCTCAAAAAAATTGCTGGAGTTGAAGATGTCTCAGGTGCATCGTCTATGCCTGGTGGTCAAAACTTTTTTGGTATGACAATGAAAGCAGAAGGAGTAAAAGAACCACTCACAGGAAGAGGATTAGTTGTAGATAATGATTTTGCCTCTACACTCAAACTGGAAATAGTCAAAGGTCGCAGCTTTTCCGATAAATTTCCGTCTGATTCATTGGCTGTTATGCTGAATGAAAAAGCGGTAGCAGAACTAGGACTAGCCAATCCTATTGGTGCACGGCTTACCAGTCCGGACCCTTTTCTGAATCAGCCCGGCAAGCCTGGTCAAACCTACTACACAGTTGTAGGAATTCTCAAAGATTTTCATTTTCAATCACTGCACCAAAAAATCACTCCCCTTATTCTGCTTAACACAAGCAAGTTTGGAGAAGTATCACCCTTAACCAGCCTACGCATTCAGTCTGATAAGTTTCAGCATACACTTACTACCATTGAATCTCTGTGGCATCAGTTTCTTCCACAGCAGCCGTTTCACTATTCCTTTCTGGATCAGGATCTGGCTGCATTATATCATGCCGAACAAACCTCTCAGCGCGTATTTGGTGTATTTTCTATACTAGCGATTTTTATAGCCTGTATGGGTTTACTGGGTCTGGCAGCCTATACTACCCAGCAACGCACCAAAGAGATTGGAGTACGCAAGGTATTAGGCGCTTCAGTACAACAGATTATCGTATTACTGTCCAGAGATTTTATAAGACTGGTAGGCATTTCTTTTGTGCTAGCCTCGCCCATAGCCTGGTGGGTAATGAGTCGATGGTTGGAGAACTTTGCTTACCGAACCGGACTAAGCTGGTGGATTTTCGTTGTAGCGGGAATTGCAGCTACAGGCATAGCTTTGCTAACCATTAGTTATCAAGCCGTTAAAGCGGCTCTTACCAATCCGGTAAAAGCTCTTCGTACAGAATAG
- a CDS encoding ABC transporter permease — protein sequence MLKNLLQVAFRNLTKDKGFSLLNILGLTIGITFSLFLLFYIRDELNFDRYHTKADHIYRIITHLQEPERTDHVAITQFVLAPALKKEYPEVEQAVRFVGKGRTLLKNGEQHLFEDKIFFADSNLFEVFTYPFLEGDPKTALLAPNSILLTETLAKKLFSTTKDLTGKSLQTSNGTVYKITGILQDIPLNSHIRFNALLSVSTLPKDFGNNWGNFGFFTYVLLNPAVNPSAFEKKLLPMYDKYMASIFAPFNVKMHYGVQPITDIHLHSTLNGEPEELGSMSYIYTFSIVAVFMLLIASINYMNLTTARSARRAKEIGIRKVAGSTQFQLILQFLTESIVLTFVSFIVSIVFIFFLIPVFNTLSGKLFKFSTLFHPFTFLSLIGIIVLVGLIGGSYPAFYLAKFNPVSVLKGSLAKGSSNIALRRVLVVMQFSISMIMLICTWIVYDQLQFLRTKDLGYDKEQVMVINLNQQGDVKSKLRLLQNELRKNSQIIDVSTSNATPGSDASKILFEIESKNGFTNYASDIYGIDPFYLKTLGIKLVEGRNFTETDQSDTLRRAIVNEAMLKQMGWQEALGKKIRFAGDTANTMEVIGVVKDFHQRSLYNPIEPLILVYRQNNNTIQVKVSNQNIPATVGYVEKQVKSVFPDEPFQYTFLDQDFTTQFAADQRRGQIFTAFSSLTILIACLGLLGLVAFTTQQRQKEISIRKILGAETGNLFLLINKNFLLLIGVACIISFPVSYYFMHQWLSTFPYRTPLKPETFIISSLVILLITLLTVSYHTIRAALSNPVNALRSE from the coding sequence ATGCTTAAGAATCTACTACAAGTCGCGTTCCGGAACTTAACCAAAGACAAAGGTTTTAGTCTGTTAAATATTCTTGGACTAACCATTGGAATTACCTTTAGCTTATTCTTATTGTTTTATATAAGGGATGAGCTAAACTTTGATCGTTACCATACAAAAGCAGACCATATTTACCGCATTATCACCCACCTGCAGGAACCAGAACGAACTGATCATGTAGCTATTACCCAATTTGTACTTGCCCCGGCATTGAAGAAAGAATATCCGGAAGTAGAGCAAGCGGTCCGCTTTGTCGGAAAAGGGCGAACGCTGTTAAAAAACGGAGAGCAGCATCTTTTTGAAGACAAAATATTCTTTGCAGACAGTAATCTATTTGAGGTATTTACCTATCCCTTTCTTGAAGGAGATCCGAAAACAGCCTTGTTAGCGCCTAACTCTATTCTATTAACAGAAACACTGGCGAAAAAACTTTTTTCAACAACTAAAGATCTAACTGGTAAATCCTTGCAAACATCTAATGGAACAGTATATAAAATAACAGGAATTCTACAGGATATACCACTTAATTCACATATCCGATTCAATGCACTCCTATCTGTAAGCACACTCCCAAAAGACTTCGGCAATAACTGGGGTAATTTTGGCTTTTTCACCTATGTATTACTCAATCCTGCTGTAAACCCATCCGCATTTGAAAAAAAGCTGTTGCCTATGTATGATAAATACATGGCAAGTATTTTTGCACCTTTCAATGTCAAAATGCATTATGGCGTCCAACCTATTACTGATATCCATCTTCACTCTACACTAAATGGTGAACCTGAAGAACTCGGTAGTATGTCGTACATTTATACGTTTTCGATTGTAGCGGTATTCATGTTGCTCATTGCCAGTATCAACTACATGAATTTAACAACAGCACGATCTGCACGCAGAGCAAAGGAAATAGGTATTCGTAAAGTAGCAGGCTCGACACAATTTCAATTGATTCTGCAGTTTTTGACAGAATCAATTGTATTGACATTTGTCTCCTTTATAGTAAGCATAGTATTTATTTTTTTCCTGATTCCGGTATTTAATACATTATCAGGCAAGCTATTTAAATTTAGTACTCTTTTTCATCCGTTTACATTTCTTTCGCTGATTGGCATTATAGTACTGGTAGGTCTGATTGGAGGTAGTTATCCAGCGTTTTATCTGGCTAAATTTAATCCTGTATCTGTATTAAAGGGCAGTCTGGCTAAAGGGTCCAGTAACATAGCCTTACGGAGAGTGTTGGTTGTAATGCAGTTTTCCATTTCTATGATTATGTTGATCTGCACCTGGATAGTATATGACCAGTTGCAGTTTTTACGCACCAAAGATCTGGGGTATGACAAGGAACAGGTAATGGTTATTAATTTGAACCAACAAGGTGATGTAAAGAGCAAATTACGTTTGCTTCAAAATGAATTACGTAAAAATTCACAGATAATTGATGTAAGTACATCCAATGCTACACCGGGGTCTGATGCCAGCAAAATCTTATTTGAGATAGAATCGAAAAATGGTTTTACCAATTACGCTTCTGATATTTATGGTATAGATCCATTCTATTTAAAAACATTGGGTATTAAACTCGTTGAAGGAAGAAACTTTACCGAAACAGATCAGTCTGATACCTTACGAAGAGCCATTGTCAATGAAGCGATGCTGAAGCAAATGGGCTGGCAGGAAGCTTTAGGTAAAAAGATCCGCTTTGCAGGTGATACAGCCAATACTATGGAAGTAATTGGTGTGGTAAAAGACTTCCACCAAAGATCTCTTTATAACCCTATAGAGCCTCTCATTCTTGTATATCGGCAAAATAACAATACCATTCAGGTTAAAGTCAGCAATCAGAATATTCCTGCCACAGTTGGTTATGTAGAAAAACAGGTCAAATCCGTATTTCCGGATGAGCCATTTCAATACACCTTCCTGGATCAGGACTTTACCACTCAGTTTGCAGCCGACCAGCGGAGAGGCCAGATATTTACCGCTTTTTCATCTCTGACTATATTAATAGCCTGTCTGGGCCTATTGGGATTGGTAGCATTCACTACCCAGCAACGACAAAAGGAAATCAGCATCCGGAAAATACTGGGAGCTGAAACAGGAAACTTATTCCTTCTCATCAATAAGAATTTTCTGCTTCTGATAGGAGTAGCCTGTATTATATCCTTTCCTGTCTCGTATTATTTTATGCATCAATGGTTGAGTACTTTCCCATATCGTACACCTTTAAAGCCTGAAACCTTTATTATTTCAAGCCTGGTGATTCTACTTATCACGCTCTTAACAGTAAGCTACCATACAATCAGGGCAGCTTTATCAAATCCTGTTAACGCCTTACGATCTGAATAA